In Rhodohalobacter sp. SW132, the genomic stretch ATTTTCAATATTTCTGTGCGGATAACCAACAACTCTCACTGTATCACCAACAGCCAGCATTGAATCATCGGTCATTCCCCGGTTTCGCATTCTTGTTACAGGTGCAAGCACTACTTTCCACTCTTTTATTTCAATTTCCTCCTCACCAATTACCTCGATATCGATATAGGTGTGAGGATTTCCAATATCATTACTTTGGATTATACCGTTATAATCCATCTCTTTATCTGCATCATAATTTGCCCAACCATGGTGAAGTACAGTTCCGGCAGCTATAAATGC encodes the following:
- a CDS encoding DUF6152 family protein produces the protein MRKIILIRASVFLCAAAFIAAGTVLHHGWANYDADKEMDYNGIIQSNDIGNPHTYIDIEVIGEEEIEIKEWKVVLAPVTRMRNRGMTDDSMLAVGDTVRVVGYPHRNIENEMRAERIIIGDVTIELR